A genomic segment from Gemmatimonas sp. encodes:
- a CDS encoding DUF1592 domain-containing protein: MKSLVAASVGGLSLLAVAIIDRPDPAATSTLTSPLASSASFDASLSDPPVRPAAPTRRGLGHPVLSPAPTAIAPSALTEVVKKTCAGCHSEQRKQGNLSLQGFDMANINGSPELAEKMIGKLRAGMMPPPGRPKPGGDTLDVLAGTLERMMDARYALNPNPGTRTFQRLNRAEYERSVKDLLGVDIKAESWLPLDTKSANFDNIADVQMPSATLLDSYLDAASEISRLAVGDPKASVSTSSYKIARLASQIDPVEGAPAGTRGGTSVTHAFPADGEYVFTITLHAIPTGQLFGSAAPFDEKIEISVNGERMAVLDVDRGMSQADPNGMEIRTKPISVRAGPQRITAAFIRTFEGPVNDNIAPIGHSIADTQIGSQAGITTQSHVQMFAVTGPFNPTGVSDTPSRRRIFSCRPLTPSEARPCAEKIMTRLGAQAYRRPLATNDLKGLLTFYDAGAKDGGFELGIRTAVEALLASPHFIFRVEEMPAASKPGSRVAVNGVDLASRLSFFVWGAPPDSQLVSLGRRGLLTDTTVLIAQTKRLLADKRSSALSTRFAAQWLRLSDIEKVHPDALQYPDFREQLANDMVQETEMFFDHLVRENRSFLDLYTANWTYVNEDLAKHYGIPGVVGTDFRRVEYPANSGRVGIFGHGSVLTLTSHANRTSPVLRGKWVMEVLMGTPPPAPPPNVPDLEKTGDSKEGRMLTTRERMEEHRANPSCRSCHVFIDPIGLAMDNFDVNGQWRIRENGTPLDTRGDFYDGTKITNAIELQKALLKRPTPLVRNFTQNLMAYALGRRVEYYDHPAVRKIEAQVKANNYRMQDFIVGVVKSDAFRLKKVMEQADSGTKGVSAPGVR; encoded by the coding sequence ATGAAATCCTTGGTTGCCGCTTCGGTTGGTGGCTTGTCGCTCCTCGCCGTCGCGATCATTGATCGACCTGATCCGGCTGCGACTTCGACGCTGACATCGCCGCTCGCCTCGTCTGCTTCGTTCGACGCCTCGCTATCCGATCCTCCCGTGCGACCCGCCGCGCCGACGCGGCGTGGTCTGGGGCATCCGGTGCTCTCGCCCGCGCCGACCGCGATCGCGCCGAGTGCGTTGACCGAGGTGGTCAAGAAGACCTGCGCCGGCTGTCATAGCGAGCAGCGCAAACAGGGTAACCTGTCGCTGCAGGGCTTCGACATGGCGAACATCAACGGCAGCCCCGAGCTGGCCGAAAAGATGATCGGTAAACTGCGCGCCGGCATGATGCCGCCGCCGGGTCGTCCCAAGCCGGGTGGTGACACGCTCGATGTGCTCGCCGGCACACTCGAACGGATGATGGACGCGCGCTACGCGCTCAATCCGAACCCCGGCACGCGCACCTTCCAGCGCTTGAATCGCGCCGAGTACGAGCGGTCCGTGAAGGATCTCCTCGGCGTGGACATCAAGGCCGAATCGTGGCTGCCGCTCGATACCAAGAGCGCCAACTTCGACAACATCGCCGACGTGCAGATGCCGTCGGCCACGCTCCTCGATTCGTACCTCGATGCGGCCAGCGAGATCAGCCGCCTCGCGGTGGGCGACCCAAAGGCGAGTGTGTCCACGTCGAGCTACAAGATCGCCCGCTTGGCGTCGCAGATTGATCCGGTGGAAGGCGCACCGGCCGGCACGCGCGGCGGCACCTCGGTCACGCACGCGTTCCCGGCCGATGGCGAGTACGTGTTCACGATCACGCTGCACGCGATTCCCACGGGCCAGCTGTTCGGTTCCGCGGCGCCGTTCGACGAGAAGATCGAAATCTCGGTGAATGGCGAGCGGATGGCGGTGCTCGATGTCGATCGCGGCATGTCGCAGGCCGATCCGAACGGCATGGAGATCCGCACCAAGCCGATCTCGGTGCGTGCTGGTCCGCAGCGCATCACGGCCGCGTTCATCCGCACCTTCGAAGGTCCGGTGAACGACAACATCGCGCCGATCGGTCACAGCATCGCCGACACGCAGATTGGCTCGCAGGCCGGCATCACCACGCAGTCGCACGTGCAGATGTTTGCCGTCACGGGCCCGTTCAATCCGACCGGCGTGTCGGATACGCCTAGCCGTCGTCGCATCTTCAGCTGCCGGCCGCTCACGCCGTCAGAGGCGCGGCCGTGCGCCGAGAAGATCATGACGCGGTTGGGTGCGCAGGCGTATCGTCGCCCGCTGGCGACGAACGATCTGAAGGGACTACTCACGTTCTATGACGCCGGTGCCAAGGACGGCGGCTTTGAACTCGGTATCCGCACGGCCGTCGAAGCGTTGCTGGCGAGCCCGCACTTCATCTTCCGCGTCGAAGAGATGCCGGCGGCGTCGAAGCCGGGCTCGCGCGTGGCAGTGAATGGCGTCGATCTCGCCTCACGTCTTTCGTTCTTCGTGTGGGGCGCTCCGCCCGACTCGCAGCTTGTGTCGCTGGGCCGTCGCGGTCTCCTGACCGACACGACCGTGCTGATCGCGCAGACGAAGCGATTGCTGGCCGACAAGCGCAGCAGCGCGTTGTCCACGCGCTTCGCGGCGCAATGGCTGCGGCTGTCGGACATCGAGAAGGTGCATCCTGATGCACTGCAGTATCCCGATTTCCGCGAACAGCTGGCAAACGATATGGTGCAGGAAACCGAGATGTTCTTCGATCATCTCGTGCGGGAGAATCGCAGCTTCCTCGATCTGTACACGGCCAACTGGACGTACGTGAACGAGGATCTCGCGAAGCATTACGGGATCCCCGGCGTGGTCGGCACTGATTTCCGTCGTGTCGAGTACCCGGCCAACTCCGGCCGCGTCGGCATCTTCGGGCATGGCAGCGTACTCACGCTGACGTCGCATGCGAACCGCACGTCGCCGGTGTTGCGTGGCAAGTGGGTGATGGAAGTGCTCATGGGCACTCCGCCTCCCGCCCCGCCGCCCAATGTGCCCGATCTCGAGAAGACGGGTGACAGCAAGGAAGGCCGAATGCTGACCACGCGCGAGCGCATGGAAGAGCACCGCGCCAATCCGAGTTGCCGGTCGTGTCACGTGTTCATCGATCCCATCGGCCTGGCCATGGACAACTTCGATGTGAACGGACAGTGGCGCATCCGTGAGAATGGCACGCCGCTCGACACCCGTGGCGACTTCTACGATGGCACGAAGATCACCAATGCGATCGAACTCCAGAAGGCGCTGCTGAAGCGGCCCACGCCGTTGGTACGCAACTTCACGCAGAACCTGATGGCGTATGCCTTGGGCCGTCGCGTGGAGTACTACGATCATCCCGCCGTGCGGAAGATCGAAGCGCAGGTGAAGGCGAACAACTACCGCATGCAGGACTTCATTGTCGGTGTCGTGAAGAGCGACGCGTTCCGACTGAAGAAAGTGATGGAGCAGGCTGACTCGGGAACGAAAGGCGTTTCGGCGCCCGGCGTTCGCTGA
- a CDS encoding DUF1552 domain-containing protein — MYFLSGKAMPRRQFLQNLSATIALPYLDAMIPTGRGSRILANKAPRLVAIEMVHGAAGCNELGSKLNLWSPAAAGKQFDLAPTAMSSLEQYRDYLTIISNTDVREAEPSSPNEIGGDHFRSSATYLTQAHAKQTEGSDVKVGTSLDQLYAKRFGQETPIPSMQLCIENVDQAGGCAYGYACVYTDSISWSSPTEPLPVIRDPRVAFEKLFGVGGTSSERAERRRTRRSILDFVSREMSSLKVNLGPDDRHRLDKYLEDIREVERRIQRVEARNQSGDPRELPEAPAGVPDSFAEHVKLMFDIQALAFAADITRVFSFKMGRDGSSRTYPESGTDKPFHPASHHGGTERGVKDFNMINKYHVSMLPYFLDKLKNIQESDGNMLDKTMIIYGSPMGDSNLHNHRRCPLILLGKAEGQLAGNLHIKAPDGTPMANAMLSMMHTLGLNDQTKFGDATGALNLNSYA, encoded by the coding sequence ATGTATTTTCTCAGCGGCAAGGCGATGCCCCGCCGGCAGTTCCTGCAGAACCTCAGTGCCACGATCGCGCTACCGTATCTCGATGCGATGATCCCGACCGGACGTGGCTCGCGCATCCTGGCCAACAAGGCGCCTCGCCTGGTGGCCATCGAGATGGTACACGGCGCGGCTGGCTGCAACGAACTCGGCTCGAAGCTCAACCTCTGGTCGCCTGCGGCGGCCGGCAAGCAGTTCGACCTTGCACCCACGGCGATGTCGTCGCTCGAGCAGTATCGCGACTACCTCACGATCATCAGCAACACCGACGTCCGTGAAGCGGAACCCTCGTCGCCGAACGAAATCGGCGGCGACCACTTCCGTTCCAGCGCCACGTACCTCACGCAGGCACACGCCAAGCAGACGGAAGGCTCGGATGTGAAGGTCGGTACGTCGCTCGATCAGCTCTATGCGAAGCGCTTCGGGCAGGAGACGCCGATTCCTTCCATGCAGCTGTGCATCGAGAACGTCGACCAGGCGGGCGGGTGCGCGTACGGCTATGCCTGCGTGTACACCGACTCCATCAGCTGGTCGTCACCGACTGAGCCGCTGCCTGTCATTCGCGATCCGCGCGTGGCGTTCGAGAAGCTGTTCGGTGTGGGTGGAACCAGTTCCGAGCGGGCCGAACGCCGTCGGACGCGTCGCAGTATTCTCGACTTCGTGTCGAGGGAGATGTCGTCGCTCAAGGTGAACCTCGGTCCCGACGACCGTCACCGTCTCGACAAGTATCTCGAGGACATCCGCGAAGTCGAGCGCCGCATTCAGCGCGTGGAAGCGCGTAATCAGAGCGGCGATCCGCGCGAGTTGCCGGAAGCCCCGGCCGGCGTGCCCGATTCGTTCGCCGAGCATGTCAAGCTGATGTTCGACATTCAGGCGCTGGCGTTCGCGGCCGATATCACGCGCGTGTTCTCGTTCAAGATGGGTCGCGACGGCTCCAGCCGGACATACCCGGAGAGCGGCACGGACAAGCCGTTCCACCCGGCCTCGCACCATGGCGGGACCGAGCGCGGCGTGAAGGACTTCAACATGATCAACAAGTACCACGTCTCGATGCTGCCGTACTTCCTGGACAAGCTGAAGAACATCCAGGAAAGCGACGGCAACATGCTCGACAAGACGATGATCATCTACGGCTCGCCGATGGGTGACTCGAACTTGCACAACCATCGCCGCTGCCCGCTCATCCTGTTGGGCAAGGCCGAAGGGCAGCTGGCCGGCAACCTGCACATCAAGGCGCCGGATGGCACGCCGATGGCGAATGCAATGCTCAGCATGATGCACACGCTCGGCCTGAACGATCAGACGAAGTTCGGTGACGCCACGGGTGCCCTCAACCTGAACTCCTATGCCTAA
- a CDS encoding ankyrin repeat domain-containing protein: MPKSGARNGYRLAVIASVLGASLALGAARMPTDESPVADAVMRGDSSRVRQLIKQGLDVNAAQPDGMTALHWAAQRGDAGGAQMLMYAGARVDAVTRNGNYTPLHLAARHGRSAAVRALLAAGADVNSVTTTGAVSALHFAASNGDPATVAALLDKGAPVDIREGAWGQTPLMWAASANRLAALDMLIKRGANLELASKIEDISAKEKAERAMLVQRGRRVAAMKAADAAPTVAAAGPGASGAPATPRVAVAVAAPAPVADAKAPDTKAPDTKDSAKKSPAAAAPVKRDSATTPPPQTGFNNRGPTYGDLIGNKGGLTALLFAVRDGSDECVARLLEAGAKINHVSEGDHTSPLLMATINGRFDMAKMLLEKGADVKLQSDAGATPLYATINVQWAAKSLYPQPTAQLQQTTSYLDLMESFLKAGADVNVRLKKHLWFMSYNFDLLGVNTVGATAFWRAAYGTDVPAMKLLVKYGADITIPTIKPTGRLPGDDSGGDDAAAGGKDPSGLAPIPDGGPGVYPIHAATGVGYGEGFAANSHRHAPDAWMASAKYLIEELKVDVNMRDHNGYNVVHHAAARGDNALITYLASKGGDIMAISRRGQTTVDMANGPVQRIPPFLETVELLVKMGAKNSNKCKSC; the protein is encoded by the coding sequence ATGCCTAAGTCCGGAGCGCGGAACGGCTACCGCCTGGCGGTGATCGCGTCGGTGCTCGGTGCCTCGCTGGCGTTGGGCGCGGCGCGTATGCCGACTGACGAGTCGCCGGTGGCGGATGCCGTCATGCGCGGCGACAGCTCGCGCGTGCGGCAGCTGATCAAGCAGGGACTCGATGTGAACGCGGCGCAGCCGGATGGCATGACGGCGTTGCATTGGGCGGCGCAGCGTGGTGATGCCGGCGGCGCGCAAATGTTGATGTATGCCGGCGCGCGCGTGGATGCGGTCACGCGCAACGGCAACTATACGCCGTTGCACTTGGCGGCGCGCCACGGACGCTCAGCCGCCGTGAGGGCGTTGCTGGCGGCTGGCGCCGACGTCAATTCCGTGACGACCACCGGTGCCGTCTCCGCGCTGCATTTCGCCGCGTCGAATGGCGATCCGGCCACGGTAGCGGCGCTGCTCGACAAGGGCGCGCCGGTGGATATCCGTGAAGGTGCGTGGGGGCAGACGCCGCTCATGTGGGCGGCATCGGCCAATCGTCTGGCCGCACTCGACATGCTGATCAAGCGCGGCGCGAACCTCGAGCTGGCGTCGAAGATTGAAGACATCTCGGCCAAGGAAAAGGCCGAGCGCGCGATGTTGGTGCAGCGTGGTCGTCGTGTGGCGGCCATGAAGGCGGCGGATGCGGCGCCGACGGTGGCGGCGGCTGGTCCTGGTGCGTCGGGTGCGCCGGCCACACCGCGTGTTGCGGTCGCCGTCGCGGCGCCGGCTCCGGTGGCCGACGCGAAGGCGCCGGACACGAAGGCGCCGGACACGAAGGATTCCGCCAAGAAGAGCCCGGCGGCCGCTGCGCCAGTCAAGCGCGACTCCGCCACCACGCCGCCGCCGCAGACGGGCTTCAACAATCGTGGCCCGACCTACGGCGACTTGATCGGCAATAAGGGCGGTCTCACCGCGCTGCTGTTCGCGGTGCGTGATGGCAGTGACGAGTGCGTGGCGCGGTTGCTCGAGGCTGGTGCCAAGATCAATCACGTGAGCGAGGGCGATCATACCAGCCCGCTGCTCATGGCGACGATCAACGGCCGCTTCGACATGGCCAAGATGCTGCTCGAGAAGGGCGCCGACGTGAAGCTACAGAGCGACGCCGGGGCGACGCCGCTGTACGCGACGATCAACGTGCAGTGGGCGGCCAAGTCCCTCTATCCGCAGCCCACCGCGCAGTTGCAGCAGACCACGTCGTACCTCGACCTGATGGAGTCCTTCCTGAAGGCCGGCGCCGACGTGAACGTGCGCCTCAAGAAGCACCTGTGGTTCATGTCGTACAACTTCGATCTGCTGGGCGTGAACACCGTGGGCGCCACGGCGTTCTGGCGTGCGGCGTACGGCACCGATGTGCCAGCCATGAAGTTGCTCGTGAAGTACGGTGCCGATATCACGATCCCGACGATCAAGCCGACGGGCCGGTTGCCCGGCGACGATTCAGGCGGCGATGACGCGGCGGCCGGCGGCAAGGATCCGTCGGGGCTGGCGCCGATTCCCGATGGCGGCCCCGGCGTTTATCCGATTCACGCGGCCACCGGCGTGGGCTACGGTGAAGGCTTCGCAGCGAACTCGCATCGGCATGCGCCGGACGCGTGGATGGCGTCGGCCAAGTATCTGATCGAGGAGCTCAAGGTCGACGTGAACATGCGCGACCATAATGGTTACAACGTCGTCCACCATGCGGCGGCTCGCGGCGACAACGCTCTGATCACGTATCTCGCCAGCAAAGGCGGGGACATCATGGCGATCAGCCGTCGTGGCCAGACCACCGTCGACATGGCGAATGGTCCGGTGCAGCGCATTCCGCCCTTCCTCGAGACCGTGGAGCTGCTGGTCAAGATGGGCGCGAAGAACAGCAATAAGTGCAAGTCCTGCTAG
- a CDS encoding aldolase/citrate lyase family protein, translated as MRPCWMLSAAAVAVSLSAVSPLHAQTRLNPVIDLIAKKQPVFGLYGPANRRARPGQPAISPDSMKSPAQLAAEALGYKKNDYIFDGSMEGDFDAALPQFAAFSKGMVAQGSLQKGKSPRFTHPIYVKTHDISPDPALAAKRIGQQLNLGVAGVVFVDVDSAEELEQGLAAMRFKSNGGTRSDDVGDAPAMWGMTPAEYKAKADLWPMNPKGELYNFTIVESKAGLAKIREIAAVKGVGVLFPGAGTLRGVFSTTDAAGKRTFDEKAWEAAIQSVLAACKEFNVPCGYPAGAADIEMRMKQGFSVFVIGWGEPGFKAVEIGRGVAGR; from the coding sequence GTGCGCCCCTGCTGGATGCTGTCGGCCGCTGCTGTGGCCGTCTCTCTGAGCGCTGTCTCCCCCCTGCACGCTCAGACGCGCCTGAATCCCGTGATCGACCTGATTGCCAAGAAGCAGCCAGTGTTCGGTCTGTATGGCCCCGCCAACCGCCGCGCCCGTCCCGGCCAGCCGGCGATATCTCCCGACTCGATGAAGTCGCCGGCGCAGCTTGCCGCCGAAGCGCTCGGCTATAAGAAGAACGACTACATCTTTGACGGCAGCATGGAAGGCGACTTCGATGCCGCCCTGCCGCAGTTCGCCGCCTTCTCGAAGGGCATGGTTGCGCAAGGCTCGCTGCAGAAGGGGAAGTCGCCGCGTTTCACGCACCCGATCTACGTCAAGACGCACGATATCTCGCCCGATCCTGCCCTCGCCGCCAAGCGCATCGGGCAGCAGCTCAACCTTGGCGTGGCGGGCGTGGTGTTCGTCGATGTGGACAGTGCGGAAGAGCTCGAGCAGGGACTGGCCGCGATGCGCTTCAAGAGCAACGGCGGCACCCGCTCCGACGACGTGGGCGACGCGCCCGCCATGTGGGGCATGACGCCGGCCGAGTACAAGGCGAAGGCCGACCTGTGGCCGATGAACCCCAAGGGTGAGCTGTACAACTTCACAATCGTGGAGAGCAAGGCGGGATTGGCGAAGATTCGTGAGATCGCCGCGGTGAAGGGCGTGGGCGTGCTGTTCCCCGGCGCCGGTACACTGCGTGGCGTATTCAGTACCACAGATGCGGCCGGCAAGCGCACGTTCGACGAGAAGGCGTGGGAAGCCGCGATTCAGTCGGTGCTGGCGGCGTGCAAGGAGTTCAACGTGCCGTGTGGTTACCCGGCCGGCGCCGCCGACATCGAGATGCGCATGAAGCAGGGGTTCAGCGTGTTTGTGATCGGCTGGGGCGAGCCGGGCTTCAAGGCGGTTGAGATCGGACGCGGCGTGGCGGGCCGGTAA